In the Pseudomonas orientalis genome, one interval contains:
- a CDS encoding 50S ribosomal protein L25/general stress protein Ctc gives MNDFTLNAQARTDLGKGASRRLRHAANIPAVVYGGNKPAESVTILAKEIAKLFENEAAYSHVIELNVDGAKQNVIVKAMQRHPSKQFIMHADFVRVVAGQKLTAIVPVHFVGEEAPVKKGGVVSHTTTEIEVTCLPKDLPEFIEVDLSAAEIGTIIHLSDLKAPKGVEFVALAHNDDKAVANVHAPRVVAEDEAGEPAAE, from the coding sequence ATGAACGATTTTACTCTGAACGCCCAAGCGCGTACTGACCTGGGGAAAGGTGCGAGCCGCCGCCTGCGTCACGCCGCCAACATCCCAGCCGTTGTCTACGGTGGTAACAAGCCTGCTGAATCCGTGACCATTCTGGCCAAGGAAATCGCCAAGCTGTTCGAAAACGAAGCGGCCTACAGCCACGTTATCGAACTGAACGTCGATGGCGCCAAGCAGAACGTGATCGTTAAAGCGATGCAGCGTCACCCTTCCAAGCAGTTCATCATGCACGCTGACTTCGTTCGCGTTGTAGCTGGCCAGAAACTGACCGCTATCGTGCCTGTGCACTTTGTGGGTGAAGAAGCGCCGGTCAAGAAAGGCGGTGTTGTTTCCCACACCACCACCGAGATCGAAGTGACCTGCTTGCCGAAAGACCTGCCTGAGTTCATCGAAGTCGACCTGTCGGCTGCTGAAATCGGCACCATCATTCACCTGTCCGACCTCAAGGCCCCTAAAGGCGTTGAGTTCGTTGCACTGGCTCACAACGACGACAAGGCTGTTGCCAACGTCCACGCGCCACGTGTTGTAGCTGAAGATGAAGCTGGCGAACCCGCTGCAGAGTAA
- a CDS encoding ribose-phosphate pyrophosphokinase translates to MSKMMVFTGNANPDLARRVVRQLHIPLGDISVGKFSDGEITAEINENVRGKDVFIIQPTCAPTNDNLMELVVMADAFRRSSATRITAVIPYFGYARQDRRPRSARVAISAKVVADMLTVVGIDRVLTVDLHADQIQGFFDIPVDNIYGSPVLVDDIEDQRFENLMIVSPDIGGVVRARAVAKSLGVDLGIIDKRREKANHSEVMHIIGDVEGRTCILVDDMVDTAGTLCHAAKALKEHGAAKVFAYCTHPVLSGRAIENIENSMLDELVVTNTIPLSAAAQACSRIRQLDIAPVVAEAVRRISNEESISAMFR, encoded by the coding sequence GTGTCCAAGATGATGGTCTTTACGGGGAATGCCAACCCCGATCTGGCTCGACGTGTCGTACGTCAGCTGCATATCCCTCTCGGTGACATCTCTGTCGGTAAATTCTCCGACGGCGAAATTACAGCCGAGATCAATGAAAACGTTCGCGGTAAAGACGTCTTCATTATCCAGCCGACCTGCGCTCCGACCAACGATAACCTGATGGAACTCGTCGTGATGGCTGATGCCTTCCGCCGCTCCTCAGCGACTCGAATCACAGCTGTAATCCCTTACTTTGGTTATGCCCGTCAGGATCGCCGTCCGCGTTCCGCACGTGTGGCCATCAGCGCGAAAGTCGTTGCTGACATGCTGACCGTGGTAGGTATCGACCGTGTGCTCACGGTTGACCTGCACGCTGACCAGATCCAGGGATTCTTCGATATTCCGGTAGACAACATCTACGGCTCCCCCGTTCTGGTGGATGACATCGAAGACCAGCGCTTTGAAAACCTGATGATTGTGTCCCCGGACATTGGTGGCGTCGTGCGTGCACGGGCTGTTGCCAAATCCCTGGGCGTGGACCTCGGGATCATCGACAAACGCCGCGAGAAAGCCAATCACTCTGAAGTGATGCATATCATCGGTGATGTCGAAGGGCGTACCTGTATTCTGGTTGATGACATGGTCGACACCGCCGGCACCCTGTGCCATGCGGCGAAAGCCTTGAAAGAGCACGGTGCCGCAAAAGTCTTCGCCTACTGCACGCACCCTGTGCTGTCGGGCCGAGCGATCGAGAACATCGAGAATTCCATGCTGGACGAACTGGTGGTGACTAACACCATCCCGTTGTCCGCTGCAGCTCAAGCCTGTTCGCGTATCCGTCAACTGGATATCGCACCGGTAGTTGCCGAAGCGGTTCGCCGCATCAGCAACGAAGAATCGATCAGCGCGATGTTCCGCTAA
- the ispE gene encoding 4-(cytidine 5'-diphospho)-2-C-methyl-D-erythritol kinase, protein MLHILGRREDGYHELQTLFQFLDYGDELTFAVRDDGVIKLHTEFAGVPHDSNLIVKAAKNLQQQSGCQLGIDIWIDKVLPMGGGIGGGSSNAATTLLGLNHLWQLGWDQDRLAALGLTLGADVPVFVRGHAAFAEGVGEKLTPVDPEEPWYLVLVPQVSVSTAEIFSDPLLTRNSSPIKVRPVPKGNSRNDCLPVVARRYPEVRNALNLLGKFTEAKLTGTGSCVFGGFPSKAEADKVSALLTETLTGFVAKGSNVSMLHRKLQNLL, encoded by the coding sequence ATGCTGCACATCCTGGGCCGTCGCGAAGACGGCTACCACGAGCTGCAGACGCTGTTTCAATTTCTCGATTACGGCGATGAATTGACGTTCGCCGTGCGTGACGATGGCGTGATCAAGCTGCACACCGAATTCGCAGGCGTGCCCCACGACAGCAACCTGATCGTGAAAGCGGCGAAAAATCTTCAGCAGCAATCCGGCTGCCAACTCGGCATCGATATCTGGATCGATAAAGTCCTGCCCATGGGCGGCGGTATCGGTGGGGGCAGCTCAAATGCCGCGACCACATTGCTTGGGCTCAACCACTTGTGGCAATTGGGCTGGGACCAGGATCGCCTGGCTGCACTGGGCCTCACGCTCGGTGCTGACGTCCCGGTTTTCGTGCGTGGGCATGCCGCATTTGCTGAGGGTGTGGGAGAGAAACTGACCCCTGTAGACCCCGAAGAGCCGTGGTATCTCGTGCTTGTGCCGCAAGTATCTGTAAGTACAGCAGAAATTTTTTCAGATCCGTTGTTGACACGTAACTCTTCTCCCATTAAAGTGCGCCCCGTTCCCAAGGGAAACAGTCGAAATGACTGCTTACCGGTTGTAGCAAGGCGTTATCCAGAAGTACGTAACGCTTTGAATTTGTTAGGTAAATTTACCGAAGCAAAATTAACCGGAACTGGAAGTTGTGTGTTTGGGGGCTTCCCAAGCAAAGCTGAAGCTGATAAAGTCTCGGCCCTTCTTACAGAGACCCTTACAGGGTTTGTAGCAAAGGGAAGCAACGTTTCGATGTTGCATCGCAAGCTGCAAAATCTGCTCTAA
- the lolB gene encoding lipoprotein insertase outer membrane protein LolB has product MFLRHVIVFSFIALLAGCAGFGSRESVEGQGNPAQWQQHKDQLSSIDGWQIEGKVGVRAPKDSGSGTLFWLQRQDYYDIRLSGPLGRGAARLTGRPGQVSLEVANQGRYEATSPEELLEQQIGWKLPVSHLVWWVRGLPAPDSKSRLSLNGDSRLASLEQDGWQVEYLSYVQQNGYWLPERIKLHGTDLDVTLVIKDWQPRKLGQ; this is encoded by the coding sequence ATGTTTTTGCGCCACGTTATCGTTTTCAGTTTCATCGCCCTGCTCGCCGGTTGTGCGGGTTTTGGTTCACGCGAATCCGTTGAAGGCCAGGGCAACCCGGCACAATGGCAACAGCACAAGGACCAGCTCAGCAGCATCGACGGCTGGCAGATCGAAGGTAAGGTCGGGGTGCGCGCGCCGAAGGACTCCGGCAGCGGCACCTTGTTCTGGCTGCAACGACAGGATTACTACGATATTCGCCTCTCCGGCCCACTGGGTCGCGGTGCGGCCCGCCTGACCGGCCGACCGGGGCAAGTGAGCCTTGAAGTGGCCAACCAGGGCCGCTACGAAGCAACCTCCCCGGAAGAACTGCTGGAACAGCAGATCGGCTGGAAACTGCCCGTATCGCACCTGGTTTGGTGGGTGCGGGGACTCCCGGCGCCGGACAGCAAAAGCCGCCTGAGCCTCAATGGCGACAGTCGCCTGGCCTCCCTGGAGCAGGATGGCTGGCAGGTCGAGTACCTGAGCTATGTGCAACAGAACGGTTACTGGCTGCCCGAACGCATCAAGCTGCACGGCACCGACCTTGACGTCACGCTGGTGATCAAGGACTGGCAACCGCGCAAGCTGGGGCAATAA
- a CDS encoding tetratricopeptide repeat protein: MNRSSALLLAFVFLSGCQAMAPVSPDAAQPVEDSTPVPEKPKVYSSFSEETVYSLLTAELAGQRNRFDIALDNYVTQAINTQDPGISERAFRIAEYLGADQAALDASLIWAKNAPDDLEAQRAAAVQLARAGRYDDSMIYMEKVLQGKGDTHFDFLALSAADTDQDTRNGLMKSFDRLLQKHPKNSQLIFGKALLLQQDDEADAALKLLEQNPPEDGEIAPILLRARLLQNLNRGKEAIPLLEKSIKKYPDDKRLRLTYARMLVEQDRMEDAKVQFANLVQQYPDDDELRYSLALVCLEAKAWDEAKGYLEELVARESHVDSAHLNLGRIAEERNDPQAALVEYAQVGPGNDYLPAQLRQADILMSNGRTDEAEKRLAAARDAEPDYAIQLYLIQAETLSANNQGERAWKLLQQALLQYPDDLNLLYTRAMQAEKRNDLAQMEKDLRLIIKRDPDNAMALNALGYTLSDRTTRYAEAKALIEQAHKLNPEDPAVLDSLGWVNYRLGNLDEAERLLRQALERFPDHEVAAHLGEVLWANGKQREARQIWEKFLKEQPESPILRGTIKRLTGSETL; this comes from the coding sequence ATGAATAGATCTTCCGCGTTGCTCCTTGCTTTTGTCTTCCTCAGCGGCTGCCAGGCCATGGCACCCGTGTCGCCGGACGCTGCGCAGCCGGTGGAGGACAGCACCCCCGTCCCTGAAAAGCCCAAGGTTTATTCCTCGTTCAGCGAAGAAACGGTCTACAGCCTGCTGACCGCCGAACTGGCCGGCCAGCGTAATCGCTTCGATATCGCCCTCGACAATTACGTCACCCAGGCCATCAATACCCAGGACCCCGGTATCTCGGAGCGGGCGTTTCGCATCGCCGAGTACCTGGGCGCAGACCAGGCCGCGCTGGACGCCTCGTTGATCTGGGCGAAAAACGCCCCGGACGACCTGGAGGCTCAACGTGCAGCCGCCGTGCAGTTGGCACGCGCCGGGCGCTATGACGACTCCATGATCTACATGGAAAAAGTCTTGCAGGGCAAGGGCGATACGCATTTCGACTTCCTGGCATTGTCGGCCGCCGACACCGATCAGGACACACGCAATGGGCTGATGAAGAGTTTCGACCGCCTGCTGCAAAAGCATCCAAAGAACAGCCAGTTGATTTTCGGAAAAGCCTTGCTGCTGCAACAGGACGATGAAGCCGACGCCGCCCTCAAGCTGCTGGAACAGAACCCGCCGGAAGACGGTGAAATCGCACCGATTCTGCTGCGCGCACGCTTGCTGCAGAACCTCAACCGCGGCAAGGAAGCGATCCCGCTGCTGGAAAAAAGTATCAAGAAATATCCGGACGACAAGCGCCTGCGCCTGACTTACGCGCGGATGCTGGTTGAGCAGGACCGTATGGAGGACGCCAAAGTGCAGTTCGCCAACCTGGTCCAGCAATACCCGGACGACGACGAGCTGCGCTATTCCCTCGCGCTGGTGTGCCTGGAAGCCAAGGCCTGGGACGAGGCCAAGGGCTATCTGGAAGAGCTGGTGGCGCGCGAAAGCCACGTGGACTCGGCACACCTGAACCTCGGCCGCATCGCTGAAGAGCGCAACGACCCGCAAGCGGCCCTGGTTGAATACGCCCAGGTCGGCCCGGGCAACGATTATTTGCCGGCGCAGTTGCGCCAGGCCGATATCCTGATGAGCAATGGTCGTACCGACGAAGCGGAGAAACGCCTGGCTGCGGCCCGCGATGCCGAACCGGACTACGCGATCCAGTTGTACCTGATCCAGGCCGAAACCCTGTCGGCCAATAACCAGGGCGAACGCGCATGGAAATTGTTGCAACAAGCGTTGCTGCAATACCCCGACGACCTCAACCTGCTGTATACCCGAGCCATGCAGGCGGAAAAACGCAATGACCTGGCGCAGATGGAAAAAGACCTGCGCCTGATCATCAAGCGTGACCCGGACAACGCCATGGCACTCAACGCCCTTGGGTATACCTTGTCCGACCGCACCACGCGCTACGCCGAAGCCAAGGCGCTGATCGAACAAGCCCACAAGCTCAACCCGGAAGACCCGGCCGTGCTCGACAGCCTGGGCTGGGTCAACTATCGCCTGGGCAATCTCGACGAGGCCGAGCGCCTGCTGCGCCAGGCGCTGGAGCGCTTCCCCGATCATGAAGTCGCCGCACACCTGGGCGAGGTGCTGTGGGCCAATGGCAAGCAGCGCGAAGCGCGACAGATCTGGGAAAAATTCCTCAAGGAACAACCCGAAAGCCCCATTCTGCGCGGCACCATCAAGCGCTTGACCGGATCCGAGACCCTATAA